One genomic segment of Sminthopsis crassicaudata isolate SCR6 chromosome 2, ASM4859323v1, whole genome shotgun sequence includes these proteins:
- the C2H20orf144 gene encoding uncharacterized protein C20orf144 homolog: protein MGNYNSRKKTKVPKKKLKKKPPDKEKAKKKAFFGCSKRKSSPKIVLLLPLHKRSQLAETSVSPPSQWAGRPEDEAGATPADCSLKGAGDGMGPQADSRAREMKKILVFLLLLDARLQDEWWKTDGGSKNAQAWQHLHSRLLAENEAEDQPHPQKHWHQTRCQY from the exons ATGGGTAACTACAACTCTCGGAAGAAAACCAAGGTTCCCAAGAAGAAACTAAAGAAGAAACCTCCAGACAAGGAGAAGGCCAAGAAGAAGGCCTTCTTTGGCTGCTCGAAGAGAAAATCGAGT ccCAAGATTGTGTTGCTCCTGCCCTTGCACAAGAGGAGCCAGCTGGCAGAGACTAGCGTGTCCCCTCCATCCCAGTGGGCCGGAAGGCCTGAGGATGAGGCCGGAGCAACACCCGCGGACTGCTCGCTGAAAGGTGCAGGGGATGGGATGGGTCCCCAGGCGGACTCTCGGGCGCGGGAGATGAAGAAGATTTTGGTCTTCCTGCTACTGCTGGATGCCCGCCTGCAGGACGAGTGGTGGAAAACGGATGGTGGTTCCAAGAATGCCCAGGCCTGGCAGCACCTTCACAGCCGGCTGCTAGCTGAGAATGAGGCTGAGGACCAGCCACACCCACAGAAGCACTGGCACCAAACCCGCTGCCAGTACTGA